The nucleotide sequence TCGGAGAGACCGACGAAAACTGGACGAGCTGCATCGAACAGGCCCGCAAACTCAAGCCGGACAATCTGACCGTCTACCAGATGGAACTTCCCTTCAATACCCTGATCTCGAAAGAGATGAAGGAACTCGGCATCGATTCGCCGGTCGCCAACTGGACCACGAAACGACGCTGGGTCGATCAGGCGATGAATGCGTTCCAGGCGGATGGTTACCACATTTCCAGCGGGAATGAACTCGTCAAGAACCCCGCGACCGACCACTTCGTGTATCGCGACAATGTCTGGCGAGGGTGCGATCTGCTCGCGGCAGGGGTTTCGTCCTTCGGTCACTTCCAGGGAGTTCACTACCAGAACCTGGACCAACTGGAAGACTATCTCAAGACGGTCGAAGGGGGATCGCTGCCGATTAATCGCGCCCTGCGTCCGACGGATCATCAACGACTGATCCGCGAATTCATTCTGCAAATGAAGGAAGGCCACCTCTCGGCCGCACCGTTCCGTGACAAGTTTGGTGTCGACGTGCTAAAGGAATTCGCTCAGCCACTCGCTGCCCAGCAAGCCAAAGGTTACCTGACGGTCGAAGGGGACGAGATTAAACTGACGCGAAAAGGGATCCTGCAGTCCGACACCCTGCTGCCCGAATATTTCGAAGTCGAACACCGCGAAGTTCGTTACACGTAACCTCTTCGCACGATGGCGAGTGCTGAACGCTCTGCGCAAGTGTCCATTGCGGCCAGTTGCGAGACGTGAAGTGGAATCCCCCTGTTACTCGACAATCCGGTGAGACTCACCGACACTGTGTCAGTCACCGAACGCGACGGCGCTCGTCCGGAATGGTGGTGAGATCACTGGCTGGACCTCTGCTTGACGGACTGCCGCTTTCGGGCGTCAAACGGGGGACGCCCCCCTCACCTGGTTTCGCCGCGAAGTCCGTTGGGCACGATGCAGGGTCCTGCCAGTTTGCTTTCAACTTCCCACTGGGCGATTTTTAATGCGGCAAGTCGGTCTTCTAGCGAATCGGGAACAAGCAGAACGCTTTGCAGATTTCTTGCGTGCTCAAGGAATTCGGTGTTCTGTCGATGTCGAAACCGGCGGCCACCGGATCTGGGTGGAAGACGATGATCTTGTCCCCCGCGCCAAAGAAGAACTTCCGAATTTCCTGGCCGACCCAAATAACGAGCGTTACCGCAACGCCGTGCGCGTCGCGAAAGCACGCATGGCGGAAGAACAACTTCGCCGTGACAGAGCGCGCGAAAACAAGGTGGATCTTTCCGAGCGATGGCAACAGCAGTCCAGCGGCAGTGGCTTGCCGATAACCTTCGCACTGATCGCACTTTCGGTGTTCGTCTCCTTCCAGACAGGGTTTCGGTTCAATGCCCCCCTGACCAGCCAGCTCGCCATCTCAACCGACGGCACGTTTCGACAAATCCTGAATGGGGAAGTCTGGAGACTGGTCTCCCCCGCTTTCCTGCATTTCAACCTGATGCACATCGTGTTCAATCTGCTCTGGATCTACCAATTCGGCATGCAGATTGAACCGCGACGGGGTTCCGCCCGGTTCCTGTCGATGGTGGTGTTTATCGCTGTCACGTCTAATCTGGCTCAGTTCTGGTTCCGCGGCCCTCTGTTCGGCGGAATGTCGGGTGTCGTGTACGGGCTCTTCGGCTACATCTGGATCCGGGGGAAACTTGACCCCCAAAGCGGCTACTGGCTGCCTCAACAAACCATCGCGATGATTCTGATCTGGCAGGTCCTCTGTACGCTCGAGATCATCGGGAACGTGGCAAACTGGGCACATGGGGTGGGACTGGGAGCCGGGATCTTCCTTGCCCTGATTGACTCCCTGATCCGGATCCTGGCACGACGCCGATGAGCCACCCCACCTCCCCTCTCTCGCTTGATCAGGCCGCCTCCATCCTGAGATCGGGTGGACTGGTCGCACTGCCCACAGAAACCGTCTACGGACTCGGCGCAAACGCCCTGGATCCTGTGGCGGTTGCGAAGATCTTCGCGGCTAAGGAACGCCCCTTCTTCGACCCGCTGATCGTCCATATCCCCGACATTGTCTGGGTCCCTCGAGTCGCCCGTGTGTTCCCTCCTCTGGCCCGGAAGCTGGCGCAACACTTCTGGCCCGGCCCGCTGACACTCGTTCTGCCCAAGTCCGATATCATCCCCGATCTGGTCACATCGGGATTGCCCGGTGTCGGCGTCCGCATTCCGGCTCACGACATGACCCGTCAGGTGATGCGGCTGGCGGACATTCCTGTTGCGGCCCCCAGCGCGAATCCATTCGGCAAGCTCAGTCCGACCACCGCAGAGCATGTCTTTCATCAACTTGGGGACCGTGTCGACGCCATCTTGGACGGCGGACCGTGCCGAATTGGTATCGAATCCACCGTCCTGCGCGTCGACGACGATCGTGTCACCCTGCTGCGGTATGGGGGTATTTCTCTGGAAGAAATCGAAGACTTGATCGGACCGATCGACCGCCTGGTCGACCAGACGTCTCATGCCCCCGCGGCGGCCCCGGGAATGCTGACAAGTCATTACGCGCCCCGGACGCCTCTGATCATCGCCGACAATCTGTCAGCGGAAGTGGGCTCGGGTCCTGTCGGTTTGCTGACGCTCCAGGGGGACGGTGACCTGTCGCGATTCAGTCAGGTCGAGGTTCTCTCGCCGTCTGGCGATCTGGTTACGGCCGCCGCCAATTTCTTTCAGGCGCTGCACCGGCTGGACCGGCTGAATCTTCGCTTGATCGTGGCGAGACGCTTTCCGGATAAGGGTCTGGGCCGGGCCCTGAACGATCGCTTGAAACGAGCTGCCCATCAGGAGCCCGACACCGCCGGGCCGTGAAACTTTTTTCACTTTTTCCGGAAAGTCTCCTTGTCGCTAACGGACACTGTTCTTATCGTGTCCGACAGATGCAATCCTGTTTGCTTGGCCAGATGACCCGGGCGGAGCCAGATGAAGCGAGAATATAGGCCAGGCGATCCTGTAGTCTTTCGCGTGACGAAACAAAGCACCGATCCCGGTCCGCGCGCGGTCGATGTCCATCCCTCGCCTGCCGGTGAAATGTACTCCTACCAAGTCGACAAGTTCTGGACGGTGAGCGAAGTTCTTCCTGACGGACAACTCAAACTCGTGACTCGCCGAGGAAAACAGAGGTCTGTTTCGATCCAGGATTTTCGCTTGCGTCACGCCCGCTGGTGGGAAAAGTGGATCTATCGCCATCGCTTCCCCAACCTCCAGGACATTAAAGCCCCCCCCGGCAATTCCGACGCCCCCGCCAGGTAATCTGCTCGCCCCTCCCCGTTCGCCTCACCCGTGCGACCTCATACCAAATCGTGACTGGAGTCGAGTCTATGAATCTCAGCGATCTTACGTGGCCTGAAGTCGATGCCCTGTCTCGCGACCTCCCTGTGGTGATCCCCGTCGCAGCGGTCGAACAGCATGGCCACCATCTTCCCGTCTATACCGACAGCATGCTGCTGGGCGAAATCGTCCGCCGCGTCAGTGAATCCATGCACGACCGCATCCTGTTCGCCCCCCTGATGTGGCTGGGAAATTCACACCACCACATGGACTTCCCCGGAACGCTGTCCGCCTCGCCCCGCCTCTACCTCGACCTGCTCAACGACCTGATGGAAAACATGCTGACGCACGGTTTCCGTCGGATCGTCCTGATCAACGGGCATGGTGGTAACTGCATCCCGGGCAAGCAGGCCGTCTTCGAAGTCCGGCAGCGGCACCGCCTGCGACGCGACCTGCTGCTGTTGATGGCCACCTACTGGGAACACGGCCGACCGAACCAGTTGCGGTCCGATCTTGTCCAGACTTCCATGGGACATGCCTGCGAGTGGGAAACGTCGATGATCCTGCGGCTGGCTCCCCACCTGGTCAAGGACATTCGCACGGTGGAGTCGGTCGAACCCGGCTTTGCGTTCGAACCGGCTTATCGTGGCTGGATCACAAAGGACCGAACCGACGTGGGACACATCGGCCAGTCCTCGGCCGCGACGGCGGAAAAAGGGGAAGCCTTGTTTCAGACCTTCTCGGCAGGTGTGATCAAGTTCCTCGAACAAGTCATCGCATGGGATGGACAGAGCTGGGAGATGCCGCAGTGAACCTGACTGGAACGTCATGCCGTATATCTGGTTCTCGGTAATCTGCCTGATCTGGGGCAGCAGCTTCATCCTGATGAAGCGCGCCATGGAGTATCTTTCGCCGATCGGAGTCGGTGCAGGACGAGCCCTCGGTGGATCGCTCGTCCTGGCACTGATCTTCCTGCTGATGAAACAGCGGCGAACCGTCCGCCGGACCGATTTCCTCCCCCTCCTGGCGGTCGTGGTGCTGGGATTCGTGTGGCCACACTCGATCCAGCCGGAACTCGTCGCCCGGCATGGGGGGGCATTCGTCGGGATGACCGTCGGCTTCACCCCCCTGCTGACGTTGCTCGTTTCCATCCCGATTCTCGGGGCCTGGCCCAGCACCCGGCAAACGGTCGGTGTCATCGGAGCCCTGAGCTGCCTGATGGGCCTGATGCTCGACTACGGCACCCGCTCAGTCCCGGTCGTCGACATCCTGCTCGCCTTCAGTGTCCCGTTTACCTACTCGATCGCGAACAGCATCATCCGGCGGTATCTGACACATCTCCCCCCGCTCGAGCTGACATTGATTTGTCTGACCGCAGCAGGAGCCGTCATGGTCCCCCTCTCGCTGTCGATCCGCAATCATCGCCCTGTCGACTTCAGCAATCTCGGCTCGGCCCTGACCGCCGTCGCCATTCTGGGCGTTGTCGGCACCGGAATCGCCACCTTCCTGTTCAATCGCCTCGTCCAGCAGGAAGGCCCCCTGTTCGCGGTCATGACCACGAATCTGGTCCCCATCGGTGCGGTCATTTGGGGCGTCGTCGATGGTGAACGAATTACGCTGCTCCAGCTCACCGCCCTGATCGGCGTCCTGGTGATGGTCACCTACGTCCAGACACAAACAGTGACCCGGCACACCGCCGTCAGTCCCACGGAATCCTGACGCCCCAGCGCAACCTCGGCAGACCGCGATCTTCGTAGTGGCATCGCCACTGAGAAGCGTTCTGCAGGAGGGATCGTTCCCGGGTGGCAACGTTCATGAGTGAGTGGCGACATTGATCCGCTTCACCCAACGGCGGGCCAAACATCACTTCAGCCCCGGCACCCGGTTCGCCACGGCCTGACAAGGGGTGTTGTCATGGCTGAGGACCAGTTCCTTCCCGACGAAGTATGAGTGGCATTCATCGACGATCAGGTTGTACGTTGCTTCCGGATCCTGCTCTTCTGTGACGGAGTCGACCTTCGCAAATCCCCGAGCAGTGTGTAGCCCCATCCCCGGTGCCAGCGATCGAGCCTTCGTCCACCCCTTGCCGTTCACCCAGAACAGATGCCCCCCCGTCGCACGAACAACCTCACCATTGAACGACAGACGAAGTAATCGTTCCGGTGGCCGAGTGGTCGTCATCAACACAGGAGCGAACTTCAGTTCGCCGCTCTGCGGATTCTGGGTCAGCACAAGATCACCAGACTTCACCTGGTCGACCGCCAGCAATCCTGTTTCCGTCCAGATCGGTGTCCCCGCAGCCAGACATTCATGTCGAGGAGGACGGAGTTGTGCGAGGGGAGGAGCAATGTCTTGACGGCTGGTCTCATGTAAATAGGCAACCGACTTGGGCTCGGAAGGATAGGATTCAGTTTTATTATTCCACCAATCCCACCAGACTTCAGGTTTCTTGCTGCCCAGAGTCTCGTCGGTCGCCTTCCCCTCCATGGTTGCCGCCAGCAGATGCAATATCTTATCGTTCGTATCCTCGATTCGAGAATTGAGGACGTGAAGTTCCGCGTCTGATTGAATCACCTCAAGTCGAACCATCTCGCTACTGATAGGATCCTGCATCTCGTTCAGGCCGCGAAACTGGAACGTGCGGTCCAGGTCCGCGATTTTCTGCTCGCTCTGCGACTCTGCCATGAGCCTTCGGCGCCAGACAATCTCGTTCAGGCGAGTTGTCTCGATCGCGTCGGACTTTTCGACCGGCATATGCAGGGCCGCCAGGAGTTCCGGGACATAGCTATACTCGTCCCGTTCTTTAAGAAACTCCCTCGCCTGCGCTCGTACTTTCCTGTCCTGATGAGCCATCGCGTGGCGGGCCAAAGAAATCGATGCTTCTGGAGCCGACATCGCTGCGAGCGCCTTCACCGCGCAGAGTCCCCCCGCCTCGCCCGTACTGGAAAACCAGCTCTCCAGCCCCGGAATCACAAACGGACTGTCGAACTCGCGGAGCCCCTTCAAGACAACGTCTTCCGATTTCGACTTGTCCTGCAGTGCTGCCGACAAGGCCATGAGCCGCTTGCCATGTCGACGGAGGTACGCATTCGTCGCCGCATCTCTCTTCTTCTGCTGCTCAAGCTGTTGACGGTCGAGCCAGACTCCCCCCTGTTCGACCTGACCCAGTCGACGACGAGCTTCACGGTGACCCGGATCGATTGCCACCACGGCGAATAGATGAGCCCGTTCCGCACCCGGCATCTTGTTGGCACGACAGTACTCAGCTAACTTCAACTGTTCCGCGACGGTCATCCTCGCAGCAGCCCGCTGTTCCCAGTACTTCATTGTCACCGGTTGAGCCAGCTTCTCAGCCGCAAAATCTTCCAGCGAGACCCATCGCTGTCCCACCCGAACATCACCCCGCGCCCAGTGCGCTTCCGCTGACGAAGGATCCTCACGCAGCGCCGTCTCGACCAGTTCGTTCCGGCGAGTCGCATCCAGATCGACCGCCGCCTGCAGTGCCGCCTGGACATGCCCCGCCGCAGATTCGGCCCCCTGACACGGGAAACTCAATTCCCACAGCCCCAGCGTCGATGCGAACAGAACAGGGATAAAACGGGAAAGCAAATTGACCTGGCGCAAGGCACGCATGATGGTCTCTCCTCAAGAAAGAGACAGAGGTGAAGGTCGATGCGAAATGACGAGTCGTCTGCAGCCAAAATCAGAGGTGAATTAAAATTAGACGCTCGCTCCGATTCCCGATCAAGAAAATTCCCACTTTGCATCAAAAAAACCTGCTTCCGCGCAACAAGAACGCGTCAGCAGCCCGGGAACCACCCCAAGCACTGCCCGCCCTACCCTTCCGAGCCCCTTCCCGAGCCCCTTCCCGAGCCTTCCGCCATCCGAGCCACCGCGTCCGCTCTCGCCCGGGTCCGGCCACGGGTGACACGAAACAGGGAACCTCTTCCCGACTCGAAGTGTCCTGAAGGACACAAACCGAAAGAGAAGACGGGGTCGCACCCCCGCAGATTCAAAGAACCACCCAAACCCACACAAACGGATCCAAGAGTTCCAACAGTCCCCGATCGAATTCACCGACGGTGATTCGAAGGGGACGGATTCCCCGCGTTGTCCGACGTATCCAACGCTCAAAAACAACTTGCAGCAACCGCGAGAACCGGAAAGCCCGGTGATAACGGCCAACAACCACCAAAACCCAAAAATTCCCCAATCCCAAAACCAGTCACTTGCGTTAACCCCCACATCAGCTAGACTTTTCGCCTACGCACCCCTAGCTCAATTGGATAGAGCATCGGTCTACGGAACCGAAGGTTGCTGGTTCGAACCCAGCGGGGTGTATCTTGGAAAATTGAAAAAGGGACAGGCTCCGTTCGTGGAGCCTGTCCTTTTTTCGTCTTCGCATTTTCTTCTTACGCGTCTTAACCTCAAACGTCGCGATTCAGACGCGGCCGGCCCAGCGGACGCACAGACGACCCCAAACCCAACCGGCCCGCAGTCTCGACTTGCCAATCCACACCACCAAACGGCGTCCCCGCTCAACACTCTGCCGCAGAGCCTTCAGCTCGCTCTCAGTCTCCGCACCATTCACGAACTGCGTCCGGGAATCAGGCTTCACAACAGGCCCATCGACAAGCACGCCATCGGGCCCACTGCGCCCCGTCGGCTTCAAACTTGACCACTCCCAATCCTGACTTCGCTGCACCAGATTCGCCCGCAACGGATTCCGCTCAACGTAGCGCAGCACAGTGAGGTAGTGCTCATCTTCCTGAATCGGAAAGGCCTTAAACCGTCCCTGCCAGACACGCCCACCCCTTTGTCGTGTCGATAGTAGCGACGCACGTGCGAGGTCATGAGCCACGGCATCCAACGACTCAAGTCACCATCGTCAAAGGGCCACAGCACAAGGTGAAAGTGATTGGTCATCAAGCAATAACCAACCAATCGCATGGGAATCTTCTCTTGCCTCCCGCATCAACGTCACGAAGGCAGCAAAGTCGTCATCCTTATGGAAAACGCCAACCCGACGGGCGGATTTCAAAATCGTAGGCATCAGACAGCGAGTTCGGGAGTGACGCAAGTTGTTTGATGGAAGAGTTCTTCTGCTCTCTGCTTTGATTCAAGCTCGGATTTGGATGATCGTTCCGCGTTCTCCCGTAGCCAGTAGACGGCATTGCTTTTGACACGCAGGTTGATGACGCGACGAACGGCGCTCTCGATGGCACCACTGCCGATCGGCAGCTGGTGATCGCGCGCATGAGAATAGTCCATGCGACGATTGGTCAGTCCGTTCGTGATGAAATAGTTCAACGGGTCTTCTGGTCTTTCGTCCTGTGTGAGCCCAGTAGCGATCGAATCTCATCGACCACTGCCCCGATCTCCCCGCCAGAGGCGTTTCTTTTGAGTCGTCAGCCAGCGCGACTTGCGACTTCCCGTGAGCGACTTACTTTCGGCAATCTTGCCCAGATATTCCATCGCGTGCCAGAAGTCGATCAATTGCTGGACCTTTTCCTCAAGGAGTCCCAGCGACTTGATCAGCTTGGGGATCCGCCGCCAGATCCAAGTGGCGCCATCCGCCACGAAGAGGATGCGAGCGGCTTCCGTCAAGTCGAGCCCCGCAGGTAGGCCAGCAGTAATGCGAACAGTTGGTCACACGAGCCCATGGTGCCGTCAATGACGGGGCGAAGTCGCTCGCCATCCGGCCCTCTTCATCCACCGCATAGATGATGAAGAGTCGTGGTTCACGCCATTTCGGTGAGAATCCCTGCGCCCCTTCTTCGTTTTGCCTCGACGTCGCTCCCGCAAACGGACACGCCCCCATCCATCGACACCACAATCCGTCGGCCCGATACTGTTCCGGTCGCGGTCATTGAACCGAGGTCGGTCATTCGCCGAAGTAATTGGCCCATTCCCGCAGTCACCGTTCGCAGTTGGTTGACAGAGATGCTGATCCCTTCTTCGGCGAGCATCGTCACCGCCTCATCATAGGATCCCAGCAGTGCCGCGGCTTTCGCCATCCGCGTGCGGATTTGTGGGGTGTAATGACCGGCAATCCCCAGCAGCATCAGCATCGGAAACAAACCCCGACGACTGTTCCCACCCGATTGGCAACGGTGGTAATACGTCACCATGAGTGTTACGGCGACGTTACGGAAGATGAACTTTCTTCTGGCGAATTCCTGAGAATGGTAGGTGTGGCAGTGACTTGATAAACTGCCGTTCCTTCAATCGCAGCTCACAAGAGTGAGTTGCCCGAATCAAGTGAAGACCCAGGCGGAGCGATGCCGACTTTCTGCCCGGTGGCATACTGCTGCTCACACTTCGTCACGTCGGCAGCGGAGCGGAGATCGACAGTCATCCCCAATCCCGCAGTTCTGCTTCGACGACACTCGCCTCCGCTTCCAGTCGTTGATATTCTGCGTTCATCCGTGAATCGCTCCCTGAAAAACGTTGTGGTAAACGCTCTTTACAGCGATTCACGGACTGTCTCATACCCTAATTTCTTGTCCATCAATTCCAGACAATTTCAGAATCCGCCCTGAGCCCCTGCCAAGATGGTCGTGAACCGAAAACTTGAAATGGAAATTACATGGACCAAAATACGTGGGAGCAAGTCGATCCTCAATTGGACGAAATTGCAGAGGAACTTGAACGACTTTTAGCCTCTAGAGAAGCATCAAAACTTCGGGAGATGCTGGCGAAAGTCTCGAAAGTTCTCCCGGATGAGTTGAGCACCCATTTGAATTGCTCGGTGACTGTTTGCGATTCCGAGCGGGAAGCCACATTGTCGCTTCTCAATGTTGGAATGGGTGTCTCGGAATCAGGTGAGGTCTACCCGACTTCGGGTGATTCGTCGGTTCATCGTTACGTCATCAATGGGGAAATCGAAGTTGTTCCGCATGACTTTTGTCCTAAGTGTTATCAGGAATGGGGATTCAAACTGGACCATCCAACATGTTCGCACTGTGATGCTGAACTAGGAGTAAATTGCTGGGTGTTGTTGGATTCAGATGTTTGCCCGTTCTGTGAAGACGGAGAGATTTCTGCATCCAATCCAAAATGCAGATCATGCGGATATGTCGTCAATCCGAGGTTTGTGAAGTGGGGGTAGGAGCGATCAGGGCCAGCGGCAACTAAGTTGATTTTCCATAAACGACTTCGAACAGAAACTGATCGTTCCATCCGCAGGCTCGCCGTTTGCCAACGAGACTCATCTTTCCCGGATGCTGCTTGAGTAATGACAATGTAAACCGATTCAACCAGGCAAAATTCTCTCGGGGGCGTTCATCACGCAGGCGGGATTCGTCTTCGCGATACGTAAAGTCGAGACTCCAGTGACACGTATTTTCGATGCTCCAGTGGCTGCGGACTGCGTGAGCGAAGAGCTTAACCGCAACCGGAAGACTGCTGATAAAGTAACGAATTTCTGTCGTCTCCTTGCCATTGCCGTGGCATGTCAGCAACACCAGGCCGATCGTTTTCAATCCTTTCCAACGTTCCGCGCTGTCCAATTCGGGTGGAATCGGCATTTGAAGATAGAGACGACTCTCCTGACGGCCGTGCCCCTTTTCCTCAGTTCGATGTTTGCGGGCTCCGGCTCCTTTGAAGTCTCGCTCCATCTGCTGATCCAGGTAGTCGATCACGGCTTGATGCAGCGTCCCTTGATTTCCTTTTAAGGCCAGCACGTAATCGGCTTCACCATTCATGATTTGCTCGGCAATCGCGGTTTGCGTTCCGATCGCATCGATCGTGATGATCGCCCCTTTCAGGTGTACCAATTTCAAAACCTTGGGGATGGCCGTGATCTCGTTCGATTTCTCTTCGCACGCGGTCTGTTGCCAACGTCATCCCGAAATCAGCCGCCCAAACGCTCACGCTGTGCAGCGGTCCCAATCCGTTTCGATGATCGTGTGTTCGCGGAGCGTCTTTCCATCCACTGCCAGGATCGGGCGTTTCACATCTGACTCCGCTTCCGCCCGGCTGCGTAATGCCGCCCGCCAAGTCGAAAAACAGGCCTGAAAAGCCTCAGGATTTACTGACGAAAGCACGCGGAGAAAGACATCCTTTCTCGGAATGCCGTTCGGCAAATCCAGGTGCTGTTGAAGCAGCTGAGCTTTGATGCGAGCCCAATGAGCGATCGCCGTCGGTCCATCAGCTCCTGCGAGGACAGCTAACACCGCGATGACGATAATGCTGGGAAACGGATGCTTCTGATTAATGTCAGATCGTGGATCCTCCAGCGAATCGAAATACTCCGCGATTTCCGAAAGATCCACACTCACACGCTTGGACGTCATGACGGCCTCCGATCACAATACGATGACACTGATCAGAGATGGTTTACAGCAAATCAGCGGCGAGCGCCACCCTCCCTATTTGGCCAAAACCACCTATAGTGCGCGCTGGCCCTGCGTAACCGCAAGGTTAATCCCGAAGGCCAACCAATCCACAAAGGAGTCGCAGTCTCGGCTGTTCTGCTGTGCATCGAACATCTAAGCTGTAGGGAAAGAGAGTTAGGTTAGTTCATGAACGGAAAAACGATTCGACTCTATCTGGTGAACGGCTCACCGACAGACATTTTGACGGCGGAGATCATTAACTGGACCGGCAAGATCATCGTGGCTCCACGTTCGCAGCTGGCCGAACTGGCGAAACGGGAAGAAGTCCGCCGAACTGGCGTTTACTGTCTTGTAGGACCAGACCCTGAGAACGCGCTGCGTGACGCGGTCTACTTCGGTGAGGGCGATAACGTCCTGACCCGCCTGACCGCTCACGACAAGGATGAGACCAAGGACTTCTGGACGCGCTGTGCTGTGGTCA is from Schlesneria sp. DSM 10557 and encodes:
- a CDS encoding L-threonylcarbamoyladenylate synthase, translated to MSHPTSPLSLDQAASILRSGGLVALPTETVYGLGANALDPVAVAKIFAAKERPFFDPLIVHIPDIVWVPRVARVFPPLARKLAQHFWPGPLTLVLPKSDIIPDLVTSGLPGVGVRIPAHDMTRQVMRLADIPVAAPSANPFGKLSPTTAEHVFHQLGDRVDAILDGGPCRIGIESTVLRVDDDRVTLLRYGGISLEEIEDLIGPIDRLVDQTSHAPAAAPGMLTSHYAPRTPLIIADNLSAEVGSGPVGLLTLQGDGDLSRFSQVEVLSPSGDLVTAAANFFQALHRLDRLNLRLIVARRFPDKGLGRALNDRLKRAAHQEPDTAGP
- a CDS encoding DMT family transporter produces the protein MPYIWFSVICLIWGSSFILMKRAMEYLSPIGVGAGRALGGSLVLALIFLLMKQRRTVRRTDFLPLLAVVVLGFVWPHSIQPELVARHGGAFVGMTVGFTPLLTLLVSIPILGAWPSTRQTVGVIGALSCLMGLMLDYGTRSVPVVDILLAFSVPFTYSIANSIIRRYLTHLPPLELTLICLTAAGAVMVPLSLSIRNHRPVDFSNLGSALTAVAILGVVGTGIATFLFNRLVQQEGPLFAVMTTNLVPIGAVIWGVVDGERITLLQLTALIGVLVMVTYVQTQTVTRHTAVSPTES
- a CDS encoding polymorphic toxin-type HINT domain-containing protein, giving the protein MRALRQVNLLSRFIPVLFASTLGLWELSFPCQGAESAAGHVQAALQAAVDLDATRRNELVETALREDPSSAEAHWARGDVRVGQRWVSLEDFAAEKLAQPVTMKYWEQRAAARMTVAEQLKLAEYCRANKMPGAERAHLFAVVAIDPGHREARRRLGQVEQGGVWLDRQQLEQQKKRDAATNAYLRRHGKRLMALSAALQDKSKSEDVVLKGLREFDSPFVIPGLESWFSSTGEAGGLCAVKALAAMSAPEASISLARHAMAHQDRKVRAQAREFLKERDEYSYVPELLAALHMPVEKSDAIETTRLNEIVWRRRLMAESQSEQKIADLDRTFQFRGLNEMQDPISSEMVRLEVIQSDAELHVLNSRIEDTNDKILHLLAATMEGKATDETLGSKKPEVWWDWWNNKTESYPSEPKSVAYLHETSRQDIAPPLAQLRPPRHECLAAGTPIWTETGLLAVDQVKSGDLVLTQNPQSGELKFAPVLMTTTRPPERLLRLSFNGEVVRATGGHLFWVNGKGWTKARSLAPGMGLHTARGFAKVDSVTEEQDPEATYNLIVDECHSYFVGKELVLSHDNTPCQAVANRVPGLK
- a CDS encoding transposase translates to MAHDLARASLLSTRQRGGRVWQGRFKAFPIQEDEHYLTVLRYVERNPLRANLVQRSQDWEWSSLKPTGRSGPDGVLVDGPVVKPDSRTQFVNGAETESELKALRQSVERGRRLVVWIGKSRLRAGWVWGRLCVRWAGRV
- a CDS encoding creatininase family protein, translated to MNLSDLTWPEVDALSRDLPVVIPVAAVEQHGHHLPVYTDSMLLGEIVRRVSESMHDRILFAPLMWLGNSHHHMDFPGTLSASPRLYLDLLNDLMENMLTHGFRRIVLINGHGGNCIPGKQAVFEVRQRHRLRRDLLLLMATYWEHGRPNQLRSDLVQTSMGHACEWETSMILRLAPHLVKDIRTVESVEPGFAFEPAYRGWITKDRTDVGHIGQSSAATAEKGEALFQTFSAGVIKFLEQVIAWDGQSWEMPQ
- a CDS encoding rhomboid family intramembrane serine protease, whose protein sequence is MRQVGLLANREQAERFADFLRAQGIRCSVDVETGGHRIWVEDDDLVPRAKEELPNFLADPNNERYRNAVRVAKARMAEEQLRRDRARENKVDLSERWQQQSSGSGLPITFALIALSVFVSFQTGFRFNAPLTSQLAISTDGTFRQILNGEVWRLVSPAFLHFNLMHIVFNLLWIYQFGMQIEPRRGSARFLSMVVFIAVTSNLAQFWFRGPLFGGMSGVVYGLFGYIWIRGKLDPQSGYWLPQQTIAMILIWQVLCTLEIIGNVANWAHGVGLGAGIFLALIDSLIRILARRR
- a CDS encoding coproporphyrinogen-III oxidase family protein gives rise to the protein MLAEPTAPLEIAPATTEVGSYFISNYPPFSLWNRETVPEIRAAFASEPDRSVPMGLYLHIPFCRKRCKFCYFRVYTNQNANAIARYVEALAKEVELLSQQPAVPGRALKFVYFGGGTPSYLSSRQLRFLRDELSRSVSWDNAEEVTFECEPGTLNLEKLQTLKDIGITRISLGVENFNDKILEANGRAHLSPEIFRAYDWIQQVGFPQVNIDLIAGMIGETDENWTSCIEQARKLKPDNLTVYQMELPFNTLISKEMKELGIDSPVANWTTKRRWVDQAMNAFQADGYHISSGNELVKNPATDHFVYRDNVWRGCDLLAAGVSSFGHFQGVHYQNLDQLEDYLKTVEGGSLPINRALRPTDHQRLIREFILQMKEGHLSAAPFRDKFGVDVLKEFAQPLAAQQAKGYLTVEGDEIKLTRKGILQSDTLLPEYFEVEHREVRYT